The Clostridia bacterium sequence GCATTTACAGGTTGTGGAGAAGATAAGCCTAGCGGTGTAACAGGATATGATTATGACGCTATACCGGACACAATTACATCTAATAATGGCTACGAACTAGCTGTTGTAACCGACGTAGGACAATTAAAAGATAAGGGCTTTAACCAAGGCACGTGGGAAGGGTTAAAACGCTATGCAAAAGAAAACAATCTTACTTACAAATACTATCAACCCGCTAACGGCGAAAATGCTACCGACGCAGACCGTGTCGCAGCAATGACTTCGGCTATTAACAATGGCGCAAAAGTTATAGTCACACCCGGGTTTTTACAAAGCAATGCATTATCGCAAGTCGCTCCTGAAAATCCCGACGTTAAATTTGTATTTATCGACGGTGAAATTAAAGAGTTAAAAGTTAAAAAAGATAACATTGTAGGCGTATCATTTAGCGAAGAAGAATCTGGATATTTTGCAGGTTATGCCGCAGTTATGGAAGGATTTACAAATCTTGGTTTTGCAGGTGGCGGAAGTGGCACTAACCCCCCTGTTAACCGTTTTGGTTGGGGCTACATACAAGGCGCTAACGCTGCTGCGATTGAAAAAAATATAAATGTCAATATGAAGTTTAGCTTTAAACACGGACAATCATTCTCGCCTTCAAGCGACCTACAAACAATGGCTAACGGCTGGTATAATAACGGCACAGAAGTAATATTCTGTTGTGGCGGTTCAATGTTTGATAGTATTAAAGCTGC is a genomic window containing:
- a CDS encoding BMP family ABC transporter substrate-binding protein, which codes for MKKRIISVLLCVITLFALAFTGCGEDKPSGVTGYDYDAIPDTITSNNGYELAVVTDVGQLKDKGFNQGTWEGLKRYAKENNLTYKYYQPANGENATDADRVAAMTSAINNGAKVIVTPGFLQSNALSQVAPENPDVKFVFIDGEIKELKVKKDNIVGVSFSEEESGYFAGYAAVMEGFTNLGFAGGGSGTNPPVNRFGWGYIQGANAAAIEKNINVNMKFSFKHGQSFSPSSDLQTMANGWYNNGTEVIFCCGGSMFDSIKAAASSNRDAKVIGVDVDQSNESDRVITSAVKGLREAVMRTLATIYANEWDTLGGKDILLSAREDATGLLPGEGNWMLKKFSYAKYQELVQKVISGEIKIDRIMPELNQGALSLEKVIVDYVK